The following proteins are encoded in a genomic region of Nicotiana sylvestris chromosome 4, ASM39365v2, whole genome shotgun sequence:
- the LOC104218160 gene encoding uncharacterized protein, translated as MAAPPNVEEGQSPYGPPRFNGQYYGWWKTRMHDFIMAEDSELWDVICDGPYVPTKMVGDPPETVLKTRQKYSDANRKAMEKNFCAKKILVCGIGPDEYNRISACQSTKEIWEALQTKQEETTQVKQSKIDMFTIEYELFRMKDNESIQDMYTRFTSIINELHPLG; from the coding sequence atggctgctccaccaaatgtCGAAGAAGGTCAGTCTCCATACGGACCACCCAGGTTTaatggacaatactatgggtggtggaagacaAGAATGCATGACTTCATCATGGCAGAAGATTCTGAGTTATGGGATGTTATTTGTGATGGTCCTTATGTCCCAACAAAGATGGTCGGAGACCCTCCAGAGACGGTTCTAAAAACCAGGCAAAAATACAGTGATGCAAATAGGAAAGCTATGGAGAAAAACTTTTGTGCCAAGAAAATTTTGGTGTGTGGCATAGGACCTGATGAATATAACAGGATCTCAGCATGCCAATCcaccaaagaaatatgggaagctttACAAACAAAACAGGAGGAAACCACTCAAGTAAAGCAATCTAAGATTGACATGTTCACCATTGAGTATGAGCTCTTCAGAATGAAGGACAATGAATCCATTCAAGACATGTACACAAGATTCACGTCTATCATAAATGAGCTACATCCGCTTGGATAA